The Procambarus clarkii isolate CNS0578487 chromosome 39, FALCON_Pclarkii_2.0, whole genome shotgun sequence genome window below encodes:
- the LOC123760371 gene encoding mitochondrial thiamine pyrophosphate carrier isoform X2 translates to MVSHVGYKGDNQEHLTPKDHAFAGAVSGFLTRGFLQPLDVLKIRFQLQVESTRRCSGGLYHGILQSAAKIMHSEGLTALWKGHVPAQALSISFGITQFWSYAVLTKAANNRGIGEGYLTHGVCGALAGICGTLASFPCDIARTRLIAQGIPKCYSGMLDAWRKMLHQEGIFSLWRGLVPTLAMTAPYTGLTFCFYNAFFKLASKSIGKDSEASWLSCSGVSGLASGVCAKVCVYPLDVFKKRMQIRGFEEARRQFGKVVVYPSTLKCISQVTQEEGILAWYKGLWPAMLKSGCASGSIFITYEATCRILAHMHRTKENSDK, encoded by the exons ATGGTGAGCCATGTTGGGTACAAAGGTGACAACCAAGAACATCTGACACCTAAGGATCATGCATTTGCTGGTGCTGTTAGTGGGTTCCTCACGCGGGGTTTCCTACAGCCCTTGGACGTTCTTAAAATTAGGTTTCAG CTTCAGGTGGAGTCTACAAGAAGATGCAGTGGAGGTCTTTACCATGGGATCCTTCAGAGTGCTGCCAAGATAATGCACAGTGAGGGTTTAACTGCTCTCTGGAAGGGACATGTCCCAGCACAAGCCCTTAGCATCAGCTTTGGAATAACACAG TTTTGGAGCTATGCTGTCTTGACAAAAGCAGCCAATAACCGTGGTATTGGTGAAGGATATTTAACTCACGGTGTTTGTGGAGCGCTGGCAGGAATATGTGGTACGCTGGCATCTTTTCCATGTGACATAGCACGGACAAGACTAATTGCTCAAGGAATTCCAAAG TGTTACAGTGGGATGTTGGATGCGTGGAGAAAGATGTTACATCAAGAAGGGATATTTAGCCTTTGGCGAGGCTTGGTGCCCACCCTGGCCATGACTGCTCCGTACACTGGCCTCACCTTTTGCTTTTACAATGCTTTTTTCAAATTAGCTTCCAAGAGTATTGGGAAAG ATAGTGAAGCATCATGGTTAAGCTGCAGCGGAGTGAGTGGTTTGGCATCAGGGGTGTGTGCTAAAGTGTGCGTCTACCCTCTCGATGTCTTCAAGAAGAGGATGCAAATAAGAGGTTTTGAGGAAGCTCGCAGGCAGTTTGGCAAG GTTGTTGTGTACCCAAGTACTTTGAAATGCATCAGTCAAGTTACACAAGAAGAGGGTATCTTAGCTTGGTATAAAGGGCTGTGGCCAGCCATGTTGAAGAGTGGTTGTGCATCAGGAAGTATATTTATAACATATGAAGCTACCTGTCGTATTCTTGCTCACATGCATCGCACTAAAGAAAATAGTGATAAATGA
- the LOC123760371 gene encoding mitochondrial thiamine pyrophosphate carrier isoform X1 produces MGPGSTPGRGEAVCTLGVMVSHVGYKGDNQEHLTPKDHAFAGAVSGFLTRGFLQPLDVLKIRFQLQVESTRRCSGGLYHGILQSAAKIMHSEGLTALWKGHVPAQALSISFGITQFWSYAVLTKAANNRGIGEGYLTHGVCGALAGICGTLASFPCDIARTRLIAQGIPKCYSGMLDAWRKMLHQEGIFSLWRGLVPTLAMTAPYTGLTFCFYNAFFKLASKSIGKDSEASWLSCSGVSGLASGVCAKVCVYPLDVFKKRMQIRGFEEARRQFGKVVVYPSTLKCISQVTQEEGILAWYKGLWPAMLKSGCASGSIFITYEATCRILAHMHRTKENSDK; encoded by the exons ATgggcccgggttcgactcccgggcGGGGCGAGGCAGTCTGCACCTTAGG GGTAATGGTGAGCCATGTTGGGTACAAAGGTGACAACCAAGAACATCTGACACCTAAGGATCATGCATTTGCTGGTGCTGTTAGTGGGTTCCTCACGCGGGGTTTCCTACAGCCCTTGGACGTTCTTAAAATTAGGTTTCAG CTTCAGGTGGAGTCTACAAGAAGATGCAGTGGAGGTCTTTACCATGGGATCCTTCAGAGTGCTGCCAAGATAATGCACAGTGAGGGTTTAACTGCTCTCTGGAAGGGACATGTCCCAGCACAAGCCCTTAGCATCAGCTTTGGAATAACACAG TTTTGGAGCTATGCTGTCTTGACAAAAGCAGCCAATAACCGTGGTATTGGTGAAGGATATTTAACTCACGGTGTTTGTGGAGCGCTGGCAGGAATATGTGGTACGCTGGCATCTTTTCCATGTGACATAGCACGGACAAGACTAATTGCTCAAGGAATTCCAAAG TGTTACAGTGGGATGTTGGATGCGTGGAGAAAGATGTTACATCAAGAAGGGATATTTAGCCTTTGGCGAGGCTTGGTGCCCACCCTGGCCATGACTGCTCCGTACACTGGCCTCACCTTTTGCTTTTACAATGCTTTTTTCAAATTAGCTTCCAAGAGTATTGGGAAAG ATAGTGAAGCATCATGGTTAAGCTGCAGCGGAGTGAGTGGTTTGGCATCAGGGGTGTGTGCTAAAGTGTGCGTCTACCCTCTCGATGTCTTCAAGAAGAGGATGCAAATAAGAGGTTTTGAGGAAGCTCGCAGGCAGTTTGGCAAG GTTGTTGTGTACCCAAGTACTTTGAAATGCATCAGTCAAGTTACACAAGAAGAGGGTATCTTAGCTTGGTATAAAGGGCTGTGGCCAGCCATGTTGAAGAGTGGTTGTGCATCAGGAAGTATATTTATAACATATGAAGCTACCTGTCGTATTCTTGCTCACATGCATCGCACTAAAGAAAATAGTGATAAATGA